The following are from one region of the Bradyrhizobium sediminis genome:
- the mscL gene encoding large conductance mechanosensitive channel protein MscL → MLKEFREFAMKGNVVDLAVGVIIGAAFGGIVTSLVGDIIMPIIGAVTGGLDFSNYFTGLSKAVTATNLADAKKQGAVLAWGSFLTLTLNFIIIAFVLFMVIRAMNTLKRKDEAAPAPPKPTRQEELLTEIRDLLKKS, encoded by the coding sequence ATGCTCAAGGAATTTCGTGAATTCGCAATGAAGGGCAACGTCGTCGACCTCGCGGTCGGCGTCATCATCGGCGCGGCCTTCGGCGGCATCGTGACCTCGCTGGTCGGCGACATCATCATGCCGATCATTGGCGCGGTCACCGGCGGCCTCGACTTTTCCAACTACTTCACCGGCCTGTCGAAGGCCGTCACCGCGACCAATCTGGCGGATGCGAAAAAGCAGGGCGCGGTGCTGGCCTGGGGCAGTTTCCTGACGCTGACCTTGAATTTCATCATCATCGCCTTCGTGCTGTTCATGGTCATTCGCGCCATGAACACGCTGAAGCGCAAGGATGAAGCGGCGCCGGCGCCGCCAAAGCCAACCCGTCAGGAAGAGCTGCTTACCGAGATCCGCGATCTGCTCAAAAAGTCTTGA
- the dapA gene encoding 4-hydroxy-tetrahydrodipicolinate synthase — protein sequence MAAKTNFRGSFTALVTPFKNGSLDEAAFRGLVSWQIDQGSHGLVPVGTTGESPTLSHDEHHRVVELCIDEAKGRVPVIAGAGSNSTREAIDLAVHAEKAGADAVLVVTPYYNKPTQEGMYQHFKAVNDAIGIPIIIYNIPPRSVVDMSVETMTRLFELKNIAGVKDATANLARVSQQRHAMGPDFIQLSGEDMTALAYMAAGGHGCISVVANVAPKLCADLMSAVLKGDYATGLKIQDRLVPLHDAIFKEPGLAGAKHGLKLLGRLDEEVRLPLMTVTPPTGKVIRDAMVHAGLIN from the coding sequence ATGGCAGCCAAGACGAATTTCAGGGGCTCATTCACCGCCTTGGTCACGCCATTCAAGAACGGCTCGCTCGATGAGGCGGCCTTCCGCGGGTTGGTGAGCTGGCAGATCGATCAGGGTTCACACGGTCTCGTTCCCGTCGGTACGACCGGAGAAAGCCCGACACTCAGCCATGACGAGCATCACAGGGTGGTCGAGTTGTGTATCGACGAGGCGAAGGGACGCGTGCCGGTTATAGCCGGCGCGGGCTCGAATTCCACGCGCGAGGCGATCGATCTGGCTGTCCATGCCGAGAAGGCTGGCGCCGATGCAGTGCTGGTGGTGACGCCATATTACAACAAGCCCACCCAGGAAGGTATGTATCAGCACTTCAAGGCGGTGAATGACGCAATCGGCATCCCGATCATCATCTACAACATCCCGCCGCGCTCCGTCGTCGATATGTCGGTGGAGACCATGACCCGGTTGTTCGAGTTGAAGAATATCGCCGGCGTCAAGGACGCCACCGCCAATCTTGCCCGCGTGTCGCAGCAGCGCCACGCGATGGGACCGGATTTTATCCAGCTTTCCGGCGAGGACATGACGGCACTGGCCTATATGGCGGCGGGCGGACACGGTTGCATCTCGGTCGTCGCCAATGTGGCGCCGAAGCTGTGCGCCGACCTGATGTCCGCCGTCCTGAAGGGCGATTACGCCACCGGACTGAAGATTCAGGACCGGTTGGTGCCGCTGCATGATGCCATCTTCAAGGAACCGGGCCTCGCTGGAGCCAAGCATGGCCTTAAGCTGCTTGGGCGGCTGGACGAAGAAGTGCGCCTGCCGCTGATGACGGTGACGCCGCCAACCGGCAAGGTCATCCGCGACGCAATGGTGCATGCGGGCCTGATCAACTGA
- a CDS encoding lytic transglycosylase domain-containing protein, producing the protein MTQSARAAVLRSTALATSLALALGLSAFAVEAAAKPKVPLPKPRPIARNVIPNTAAKNTASAAAKNAVPVAAPAPAAPALAPTPRRHSAMPPPARRPVTPAAVAATTSTSQADTEALENVIELVRKHKPGDATQVQAAISDPVAKKLAEWIILRSDNNGASVERYRAFISANPSWPSQTFLRRRIEAALWDDRRDDATVWAWFESESPLSAKGKFSLARAMIARGDRANAERLVRSAWRHDSMSEETESTALDLFGALITPGDHKARMDFLLYGSEHEAALRAARRLGANQMALAKARIAAYKKAANTKALLDAVPHELHGDPGYVFNKIQLLRRQEKFAEAAQLMLGAPKDPGRLHNLDEWWIERRLLARKMLDVGERRTAYLIARDAALPTRDIYKTEQEFTAGWIALRFLTDPATAAQHFARIGVGSVNPTALARAGYWQGRAAEAAGRAQEARAAYTRAAEQSTSYYGQLARAKLGLPQIELNGAQAGRSRGIERLEIVRAVQLLYELDEREIAIPIFGDMGENGDPDALVGLGELASRNGDARGMLLLGKAALNRGLPFDFYAYPVTGIPSFKPIGPEVERSIIYAIARQESAFNPAVVSPAQAYGLMQVTPDAARYVCKRHGATYDLGRLKSDSAYNATLGAAELGGLLEDYRGSYIMTFAAYNAGRGSVKKWVERYGDPRDPKVDAIDWVEQIPFSETRNYVQRIMENLQVYRTRFGGGTRLQIEADLHRGATVE; encoded by the coding sequence GTGACCCAATCCGCCCGCGCAGCCGTATTGCGATCGACGGCATTGGCGACAAGCCTGGCGCTAGCCTTGGGATTGTCGGCCTTTGCGGTGGAAGCGGCAGCCAAGCCCAAAGTTCCATTGCCGAAGCCGCGGCCGATCGCGCGCAACGTCATCCCCAACACGGCCGCCAAGAATACAGCCTCTGCCGCCGCCAAGAACGCCGTCCCGGTTGCGGCCCCTGCTCCCGCCGCGCCCGCTCTGGCGCCCACGCCCCGCCGGCACTCGGCCATGCCGCCGCCGGCGCGCAGACCGGTGACGCCGGCCGCGGTCGCAGCGACGACATCGACCTCGCAGGCCGATACCGAGGCGCTGGAAAACGTCATCGAACTGGTGCGCAAGCACAAACCGGGCGACGCGACCCAGGTTCAGGCGGCGATTTCGGACCCGGTGGCGAAGAAGCTCGCGGAATGGATCATCCTGCGCAGCGATAATAACGGCGCGTCGGTCGAGCGCTATCGCGCATTCATCTCGGCCAACCCAAGCTGGCCCTCGCAGACCTTCCTGCGCCGGCGGATCGAGGCGGCGCTGTGGGACGACCGTCGCGACGACGCAACGGTATGGGCATGGTTCGAAAGCGAATCGCCGCTATCGGCCAAGGGCAAGTTCTCGCTGGCGCGCGCGATGATCGCGCGCGGCGACCGCGCCAATGCCGAGCGGCTGGTGCGCAGTGCGTGGCGACACGATTCCATGTCCGAGGAGACCGAGAGCACGGCGCTCGACCTGTTCGGCGCTCTGATCACGCCGGGCGATCACAAGGCGCGGATGGATTTCCTGCTCTACGGCAGCGAGCATGAAGCAGCGCTGCGCGCCGCCAGGCGGCTCGGCGCCAATCAGATGGCGTTGGCAAAGGCGCGCATCGCAGCCTACAAGAAGGCCGCCAACACCAAGGCCCTGCTCGACGCGGTTCCGCACGAACTGCACGGCGATCCCGGCTATGTCTTCAACAAGATCCAGCTGCTCCGCCGCCAGGAGAAATTCGCCGAGGCGGCGCAGCTCATGCTCGGCGCGCCGAAGGACCCGGGCCGGCTGCACAATCTCGACGAGTGGTGGATCGAACGCCGGCTGCTGGCGCGCAAGATGCTCGACGTCGGCGAGCGCCGCACCGCCTACCTGATCGCACGCGACGCAGCACTCCCCACCCGCGACATCTACAAGACCGAGCAGGAATTCACCGCGGGCTGGATCGCGCTGCGCTTTCTGACCGACCCGGCGACCGCGGCACAGCACTTTGCGCGGATCGGCGTCGGCAGCGTCAACCCGACCGCGCTGGCGCGCGCCGGCTACTGGCAGGGCCGCGCCGCCGAGGCCGCCGGCCGCGCCCAGGAGGCCCGCGCGGCCTACACCAGGGCAGCCGAACAATCGACCAGCTACTATGGCCAGCTGGCGCGCGCCAAGCTGGGATTGCCGCAGATCGAGTTGAACGGCGCCCAAGCCGGCCGCTCGCGCGGAATCGAAAGGCTGGAGATCGTCCGCGCGGTGCAACTGCTCTATGAGCTGGACGAGCGCGAAATCGCGATCCCGATCTTCGGCGACATGGGCGAAAACGGCGATCCCGACGCGCTGGTGGGGCTCGGCGAGTTGGCGTCGCGCAACGGCGACGCGCGCGGCATGCTGCTGCTCGGCAAGGCCGCGCTCAACCGCGGCCTGCCGTTTGATTTCTACGCCTATCCGGTGACCGGAATCCCGTCGTTCAAGCCGATCGGGCCGGAGGTCGAGCGGAGCATCATCTACGCCATCGCCCGGCAGGAAAGCGCCTTCAATCCGGCCGTCGTCTCCCCGGCGCAAGCCTATGGGCTGATGCAGGTGACGCCGGATGCAGCCCGCTATGTCTGCAAGCGGCACGGCGCCACCTACGACCTCGGCCGGCTGAAGAGCGATTCGGCCTACAACGCCACCCTCGGCGCCGCCGAACTCGGCGGGCTGCTCGAGGATTACCGCGGCTCCTACATCATGACCTTCGCGGCCTACAATGCCGGCCGCGGCAGCGTCAAGAAATGGGTCGAGCGTTACGGCGATCCGCGCGATCCCAAGGTCGATGCCATCGACTGGGTCGAACAAATCCCGTTCTCCGAGACCCGCAATTACGTGCAGCGGATCATGGAGAATTTGCAGGTCTATCGCACGCGGTTCGGCGGCGGGACGCGGCTACAGATCGAGGCCGACCTGCACCGCGGCGCTACCGTCGAGTAA
- a CDS encoding DUF3551 domain-containing protein, translating into MRNFFLATVAVGTMASIGMTPSPVQARDYPFCIKGDIYDSPVGDCSFDTYQQCLATASGRLAYCDVNPFYAYPNRGYPKKPGVTDPRKRNRLY; encoded by the coding sequence ATGCGCAATTTTTTCCTGGCGACCGTCGCTGTCGGCACGATGGCTTCAATCGGCATGACGCCGTCGCCGGTACAGGCCCGGGATTATCCGTTCTGCATCAAGGGCGACATTTACGACAGTCCGGTCGGCGATTGCAGCTTCGATACCTATCAGCAGTGTCTGGCGACGGCCTCGGGCCGTCTCGCTTACTGCGACGTGAATCCGTTCTATGCCTACCCGAACCGCGGTTACCCGAAGAAGCCGGGCGTCACTGATCCGAGGAAGCGCAACAGGCTGTATTGA
- a CDS encoding porin translates to MKMVKSLILGSAAGLIAVSGAQAADLPVKAKAVEYVKICSLYGAGFYYIPGTDTCIKLGGYLRVETALGTNGVYGAATGNPAGAHTRYSNYTISRSREDFNIDTRTATEYGVVRTYFDATFSWTGATGAAPGFTGSNTTPASSTYSGDGVAAGTLGMYYAFIQFAGFTMGKAVSQFSAPWVNYPGNNFDQLVGGGGSVTGVNQFTYTAQFGNGVSAALSAQDQTAYTQAGVLNLTGATAAGMIGGVNGLNNYGGTRSPDLIGMIRVDQAWGLFQASVAFHDNHTGYYGSNETTGHPNDKWGFAVAGALSIKNIPTGPGDTINLQAVYTDGATRYNIQDLSPNSYSIYGSTGLAGAYGSLGFANAPDTVYTGTSGLNGSSQETVKTWGFRGAYTHNWDPYWNTAIYGAYAHVDYGTNGTAVVCANAVALLGLVGTCNPDFNVAQLGLITRWTPVKGLTFSGDLTWVNLDQKYSGTVVAPLNAAKPAAVYELKDQNSVTLLLRAQRNW, encoded by the coding sequence ATGAAGATGGTTAAGAGCCTTATCCTCGGCTCAGCGGCGGGTCTGATCGCCGTGAGTGGAGCTCAGGCAGCCGATCTTCCCGTCAAGGCCAAAGCGGTCGAGTACGTGAAGATCTGCTCCCTGTACGGTGCCGGTTTCTACTACATTCCGGGTACCGATACCTGCATCAAGCTGGGTGGCTACCTGCGCGTCGAAACCGCGCTGGGCACCAACGGCGTCTACGGCGCCGCGACCGGTAACCCCGCTGGCGCACACACCCGCTACAGCAACTACACCATCTCTCGCTCCCGCGAAGACTTCAACATCGATACGCGCACCGCGACCGAATACGGCGTCGTCCGCACCTATTTCGATGCGACCTTCAGCTGGACCGGGGCTACTGGCGCTGCTCCTGGCTTCACCGGTTCGAACACGACGCCGGCCAGCTCGACGTATTCGGGTGACGGCGTCGCTGCCGGTACGCTCGGCATGTACTATGCGTTCATCCAGTTCGCTGGCTTCACGATGGGTAAGGCCGTCTCGCAGTTCAGCGCTCCCTGGGTCAACTATCCCGGCAACAACTTCGACCAGCTGGTCGGCGGCGGCGGCTCGGTGACCGGTGTCAACCAGTTCACCTACACCGCCCAGTTCGGCAACGGCGTGTCGGCGGCGCTTTCGGCGCAGGACCAGACGGCGTACACCCAGGCTGGCGTTCTGAACCTGACCGGCGCAACCGCGGCCGGCATGATCGGTGGCGTCAACGGCCTCAACAACTACGGCGGCACGCGCTCTCCCGACCTCATCGGCATGATCCGCGTCGATCAGGCTTGGGGTCTGTTCCAGGCGTCGGTGGCGTTCCACGACAACCATACCGGCTACTACGGTTCCAACGAGACCACTGGTCATCCCAACGACAAGTGGGGCTTCGCGGTCGCGGGTGCATTGTCGATCAAGAACATCCCGACTGGTCCGGGTGACACGATCAACTTGCAGGCGGTGTATACCGACGGCGCAACCCGCTACAACATCCAGGATCTTTCTCCGAATAGCTACTCGATCTATGGTAGCACCGGCCTGGCTGGCGCGTACGGGAGCCTCGGCTTTGCCAACGCTCCTGATACCGTCTACACCGGCACTTCGGGGCTTAATGGCTCGAGCCAAGAGACCGTCAAGACTTGGGGCTTCCGTGGCGCCTACACCCACAACTGGGATCCCTACTGGAACACCGCGATCTACGGTGCGTATGCTCACGTAGACTACGGTACCAACGGCACCGCGGTCGTCTGCGCGAACGCGGTTGCGTTGCTCGGCCTGGTTGGGACCTGCAACCCGGACTTCAACGTCGCGCAGCTGGGCTTGATCACCCGCTGGACTCCGGTCAAGGGTCTGACCTTCTCGGGCGACCTCACCTGGGTCAATCTCGACCAGAAGTACTCGGGCACGGTTGTAGCCCCGCTCAACGCGGCCAAGCCGGCAGCTGTGTACGAGCTGAAGGATCAGAACAGCGTCACCTTGCTGCTCCGCGCTCAGCGCAACTGGTAA